Sequence from the Geothermobacter hydrogeniphilus genome:
ATTTCATAGTCAATAATGGTAATCATAGATCTCAAAAAGCGGCTGAAGGCTAAAGGCCAAGGGCCAAAGGAAAAAGGAAAAAGCTTTCACCTTTTGCCCTTAGCCCTTTGCCGATTTCGGTTTATTCCAGCTTGCCCTTGCTCGACAACACCCCGTCAATACGCGGATCAAGCCCGCAGGCCTCGTCGAGAGCGCGGGCGAAAGCCTTGAAGATCGCCTCGATAATGTGGTGCAGGTTGTCGCCGTAGGCGAGGTTGACATGAACATTGACCCCGCCGTGGTTGCAGAAAGCGGTGAAAAATTCCTCGACCAGCTCGGTCTCGAAATTGCCGACCTGCGCCTTGGGAATATCGACGTTGAAAACCAGGTGCGGCCGACCGGAAAAGTCGAGAATCACCGAGGCCAGCGACTCGTGCATCGGCATGGTGCCACGTCCGTAGCGGCGGATGCCGATCTTGTCGCCGAGCGCCTGTTTGAAGGCCTCACCAAGGGCAATGCCGACATCCTCCACCGTGTGGTGGGCGTCAATCTCCAGGTCGCCATGGGCCGCCACCCGCAGGTCAAAAAAGCCGTGGCGGGCGATCTGTACCAGCATGTGGTCGAAAAACGGCACCCCCGTGTCGACGGCATGCTCACCGCGACCGTCGAGAGCCAGTTCGATGCGGATTTCGGTTTCATTGGTCTTGCGGTTGATAGTTGCCTTGCGCATGGGGGTCTCCCGGGCTCAGAGTAAAATCAGTTTCGCCACCCGCTCGCGATGCTCGCTCAAGACGCCAAGGACACCAAGAACATCAAAAAAACAATTCGGTTTTCTTGGTGCCCTTGGTGACTTGGTGGCCTGAATTTTCCTTAGCTTTTCTTCTCCAGCCGTTTGCTCACCGATTTCGCGTGCGCCTCCAGCCCCTCGAGCGTGGCGATGCGTTCGATGGCGCCGCCGAGGCGTTCGAGACCCGCCCGCGAGAAGGAGACGATGCTCGACTTCTTGACATAGTCATCGAGAGACAGCGGCGAGAAAAAGCGCGCCGTGCCCCCGGTCGGCAGGGTGTGATTGGGCCCGGCCAGGTAATCACCGGCCGCTTCCGGGGTATTGTGGCCCATGAAGATGGCACCGGCGTGGCGGATCCGCGGCAGCAGGCCGAAGGGATCGGCAACCGCCAGCTCCAGGTGTTCCGGCGCGATGCGATTGGAAAATGCCGCCGCCTCGTCGAGGTCGCGGGCGACGATGATCGCCCCGTAATTGTCGATGGAGCTGCGGGCGATGGCCTCGCGCGTCAGTTCGGAAAGCTGACGATCGACCTCGGCCGCGACCGCCGCCGCCATCTCCCGGCAGGTGGTCACCAGCACCGCCGAGGCGAGTTCGTCATGTTCCGCCTGACTGAGCAGATCGGCGGCGATGTGCGCGGCTTCGCCGCTGCCGTCGTTGATCACCAGGATTTCGCTCGGGCCGGCGATCATATCGATATCGACCTGGCCGAAAACCAGCTTCTTGGCGGTCGCGACATAGATATTGCCCGGGCCGGTGATCTTGTCGACCCGCGGCACGCTCTCGGTGCCGTAAGCCAGCGCGGCTACCGCCTGGGCGCCGCCGACCCGGAAGATGCGGTCGACACCGGCAATTCGCGCCGCCGTCAGGACGTGCGGATTGGCCACCCCGTCCGGCATCGGCACGGTCATGATCACCTCACCGACCCCGGCCACCTTCGCCGGCACGGCGTTCATCAGCACCGAGGAGGGATAGGCGGCCTTGCCGCCCGGCACGTAGATGCCGACCCGGTCCAGGGGGCGCACCAGCTGGCCGACCAGCAGGTCATCCTCGTCGGTCGACAGCCAGGTTTCCTGCTTCTGCTTGCGGTGATAGACAGCGATTCGTTCCGCGGCCAGCTTCAGGTCGGCGTAGGCCTGCGGCTCGACCGCCGCGCAGGCGGCCTCGATCTCAGCCTCGCTCACCTCGACGCTGCCAGCGTCGAGCTGCAGACGATCGAAACGGGCGGTCAGCTCGAAGAGCGCGGCGTCGCCGCGCTGCCGGATGTCGGCAATGATCTGCTTGACCGTCTGTTCAATCCCTTCGGGAATGTCCTCGGCCCGCTGTTCGATCCTGCGGAAAGCCCCGTCAAACCCCGGATCGCTGAATTTGAGAATCTGCATCATGTTTTTCCTTGCACCCAATGCCCGGCGCCCGGCCTATTGCGATATCCGCACCTCGTCGGCGATAACCGCCTCGAGATCGGCGATGATCCGGCTGATGCGGCGATGCTTGGTCTTCAGGCTGGCGCGGTTGACAATCAGCCGGGTGGTGATCTCGGCGATGGTTTCGACCTCGACCATGTTGTTGGCCTTGAGGGTGCCGCCGGTCGAAACCAGGTCGACGATCCGCTCGGCAAGCCCGACCAGCGGCGCCAGTTCAATCGAGCCGTAGAGCTTGATCAGTTCCACCTGGATGCCTTTGGCGGCAAAATAACGTTCGGTGATATTGGGATACTTGGTCGCCACCCGGATATGCGACCAGCTGGAGGGGTCATCTTCGCCGCGCAACGCTTTCGGTTCCGCGACCACCATCCGGCAGTAGCCGAATTTCAGATCGAGCGGTTCGTAAAGATCCTTGCCCTGCTCCAGCAGGGTGTCCTTGCCGACCACCCCGAGGTCCGCGCAGCCGTACTCGACATAGGTCGGCACATCGGTGGCCCGCACCGCCATGAAACGGAATTTCTGCTGCGGATTTTCGAAGACCAGTTTGCGGGTCCCCTTTTCATTCATCTCCGGGCAGGTGATGCCGATCCGGCCGAACAACTCCATCGAGTCCTGCATGATCCGCCCTTTGGGAAGGGCAAAGGTGATCCAGTCGCTCATG
This genomic interval carries:
- the hisB gene encoding imidazoleglycerol-phosphate dehydratase HisB — protein: MRKATINRKTNETEIRIELALDGRGEHAVDTGVPFFDHMLVQIARHGFFDLRVAAHGDLEIDAHHTVEDVGIALGEAFKQALGDKIGIRRYGRGTMPMHESLASVILDFSGRPHLVFNVDIPKAQVGNFETELVEEFFTAFCNHGGVNVHVNLAYGDNLHHIIEAIFKAFARALDEACGLDPRIDGVLSSKGKLE
- the hisG gene encoding ATP phosphoribosyltransferase gives rise to the protein MSDWITFALPKGRIMQDSMELFGRIGITCPEMNEKGTRKLVFENPQQKFRFMAVRATDVPTYVEYGCADLGVVGKDTLLEQGKDLYEPLDLKFGYCRMVVAEPKALRGEDDPSSWSHIRVATKYPNITERYFAAKGIQVELIKLYGSIELAPLVGLAERIVDLVSTGGTLKANNMVEVETIAEITTRLIVNRASLKTKHRRISRIIADLEAVIADEVRISQ
- the hisD gene encoding histidinol dehydrogenase, which encodes MQILKFSDPGFDGAFRRIEQRAEDIPEGIEQTVKQIIADIRQRGDAALFELTARFDRLQLDAGSVEVSEAEIEAACAAVEPQAYADLKLAAERIAVYHRKQKQETWLSTDEDDLLVGQLVRPLDRVGIYVPGGKAAYPSSVLMNAVPAKVAGVGEVIMTVPMPDGVANPHVLTAARIAGVDRIFRVGGAQAVAALAYGTESVPRVDKITGPGNIYVATAKKLVFGQVDIDMIAGPSEILVINDGSGEAAHIAADLLSQAEHDELASAVLVTTCREMAAAVAAEVDRQLSELTREAIARSSIDNYGAIIVARDLDEAAAFSNRIAPEHLELAVADPFGLLPRIRHAGAIFMGHNTPEAAGDYLAGPNHTLPTGGTARFFSPLSLDDYVKKSSIVSFSRAGLERLGGAIERIATLEGLEAHAKSVSKRLEKKS